The following proteins are co-located in the Planococcus plakortidis genome:
- the pheT gene encoding phenylalanine--tRNA ligase subunit beta, with the protein MLVSTKWLKEYVNTQDLPPAELGEKITRAGIEVDAVIDRSEGLANLVVGYVTDCVKHPEADKLSICQVDVGGGEIDQIICGAPNIARGQSVIVARPGAKLPGGMKIKKAKLRGEVSNGMICSLQELGIETKLVPKSYAEGIYVLPEKAEPGTDVLPYLDLDDTVLELGLTPNRADAMSMLGVAYEVGAILEEDVSLPEISYAEAAERAESMLSLEVDAPDANPLYVAKVVRNVEVKESPLWLQQRLMAAGVRPHNNVVDVTNYILMEYGQPLHAFDYDSLGSGNITVRQAKEGEKITTLDDTERTLSAHQLVITNGTDPVALAGVMGGANSEVSDETTTVVIESAYFASDSIRRTSKDHNLRSDASSRYEKGVDPNRVIPAAERAAQLLAELADGEVLAGSLIFDQLDKQERIVKVSPDFINSRLGMKIRLEDMLDILSRLKFKTEAVNNQLIIEVPTRRQDIQIEEDVVEEIARLYGYDEIPATLPRTDATPGGLSPYQAKRRIARHFLEGAGLLQATTYSLTSEAAATQFALEPTETTRLLMPMSEERSILRQSLLPHLLESLSYNTARRIDSAALYETGSVFLKGQEELLDEQEHLAIVMTGLWVDHSWQGEKKAVDFFVAKGIVEGLAGKLGLELTFERGEMDGLHPGRTAFILLDGKRIGVIGALHPSEQKKRDLKETIAVELNLATLLTRETEALVYTQVSRYPTISRDVALVLSNIVEAQTIEGVIRKAGGKLLKDVRVFDLYEGDRMEQGKKSLAFSLKYFDPEKTLTDDEVNAVHEKIIKALTESGAELR; encoded by the coding sequence ATGTTAGTATCGACAAAATGGTTGAAAGAATACGTAAATACACAAGATTTGCCCCCTGCGGAACTCGGGGAGAAAATCACGCGCGCAGGTATCGAAGTCGACGCGGTAATCGACCGTTCGGAAGGATTAGCGAATTTGGTCGTCGGTTATGTGACGGATTGCGTGAAGCATCCGGAAGCCGATAAACTGTCGATCTGCCAAGTGGACGTCGGCGGCGGGGAAATCGACCAGATCATCTGCGGTGCACCGAACATCGCGCGGGGCCAGTCGGTCATCGTGGCACGTCCTGGCGCGAAACTTCCGGGTGGCATGAAGATCAAAAAAGCGAAGCTGCGCGGGGAAGTGTCAAACGGCATGATCTGCTCATTGCAGGAGCTTGGCATCGAAACGAAATTGGTGCCAAAAAGCTATGCGGAAGGCATTTATGTCTTGCCTGAAAAAGCGGAGCCTGGCACAGATGTGCTGCCGTATCTGGACTTGGACGATACGGTCTTGGAACTTGGCCTCACGCCGAACCGTGCGGATGCGATGAGCATGCTCGGTGTCGCATATGAAGTCGGCGCGATTTTGGAAGAAGACGTTAGCTTACCGGAAATCAGCTATGCCGAAGCGGCAGAGCGCGCGGAAAGCATGCTGTCGCTTGAAGTGGATGCGCCAGATGCGAACCCTCTCTATGTCGCGAAAGTCGTGCGCAACGTCGAAGTGAAGGAATCCCCGCTATGGCTGCAGCAGCGCTTGATGGCAGCGGGTGTGCGCCCGCATAATAATGTCGTTGACGTGACGAACTATATTTTGATGGAATACGGCCAGCCGCTCCATGCGTTCGACTATGATTCCCTTGGTTCCGGTAACATCACCGTGCGCCAGGCCAAAGAGGGCGAAAAGATCACGACGCTCGATGACACAGAGCGCACATTGTCTGCTCATCAATTGGTCATCACCAATGGCACGGATCCTGTCGCGCTGGCAGGAGTCATGGGCGGCGCGAATTCAGAAGTGAGCGACGAAACGACAACGGTCGTCATCGAGTCCGCTTATTTTGCTTCCGATTCGATCCGCCGTACATCGAAAGACCATAACCTGAGAAGCGATGCGAGTTCACGCTACGAAAAAGGCGTCGACCCGAACCGCGTTATCCCGGCCGCGGAACGTGCCGCACAATTATTGGCTGAACTGGCTGATGGTGAAGTGCTGGCTGGATCGCTCATCTTCGACCAGCTCGATAAGCAAGAGCGCATCGTCAAAGTTTCACCGGATTTCATCAATAGCCGCCTTGGCATGAAGATCCGCCTCGAGGACATGCTCGACATCCTCAGCCGCCTGAAGTTCAAGACGGAAGCGGTGAACAACCAATTGATCATCGAAGTGCCTACGCGCCGTCAAGACATCCAGATCGAAGAAGACGTCGTGGAAGAAATCGCACGCCTTTACGGCTACGACGAGATTCCGGCAACTTTGCCGCGCACCGATGCCACACCGGGCGGATTGAGCCCTTACCAGGCGAAACGCCGCATCGCGCGCCACTTCCTTGAAGGTGCTGGGCTACTTCAAGCAACGACTTATTCCTTGACTTCGGAAGCGGCAGCGACGCAATTTGCGCTGGAGCCGACGGAAACGACGCGGCTTTTGATGCCGATGAGCGAAGAGCGCAGCATTTTGCGCCAAAGCCTGTTGCCTCATTTGCTCGAATCGCTTTCGTACAATACGGCACGCCGCATCGATTCGGCTGCTTTGTATGAAACGGGGTCGGTGTTCTTGAAAGGGCAGGAGGAACTGCTTGACGAGCAAGAACATTTGGCGATCGTCATGACCGGGTTGTGGGTCGATCACAGTTGGCAAGGCGAAAAGAAAGCCGTCGACTTTTTCGTGGCAAAAGGCATCGTGGAAGGGTTGGCTGGAAAGCTGGGCCTTGAATTAACGTTTGAACGCGGCGAAATGGACGGCTTGCATCCAGGCAGAACCGCTTTTATCCTGCTTGATGGCAAGCGCATCGGCGTCATCGGCGCATTGCACCCGTCCGAGCAGAAAAAGCGTGATTTGAAAGAAACGATTGCCGTGGAATTGAACTTGGCGACTTTGCTGACGCGCGAAACGGAAGCGCTTGTCTATACACAAGTGTCCCGTTATCCGACGATTTCACGCGACGTAGCTCTGGTCCTGTCGAATATCGTGGAAGCACAGACGATTGAAGGTGTCATCCGCAAAGCGGGCGGCAAGCTTTTGAAAGATGTCCGCGTCTTCGATTTATACGAAGGTGACCGGATGGAACAAGGCAAGAAATCCTTGGCATTCTCGCTAAA
- the pheS gene encoding phenylalanine--tRNA ligase subunit alpha produces the protein MEARLQELKNEALEKIQAAQTVKELTDVRVAYLGKKGPITDVLKGMGKLPAEERPKMGALANEVRAEVTESLDARMTLLEEQAINEKLQSETIDISLPGRPAKTGNPHPLTRVVEEIEDLFLSMGYEIAEGPEVEKDYYNFEALNLPKGHPARDMQDSFYITEDILLRTHTSPVQARTMEAKGGEPIKIICPGKVYRRDNDDATHSHQFTQIEGLVVGEDIRMSDLKGTLSVFAKKMFGEDREIRLRPSFFPFTEPSVEMDISCFKCGGDGCNVCKKTGWIEILGAGMVHPNVLEMAGYDSKRLTGFAFGMGPERIAMLKYGIEDIRHFYTNDVRFLTQFQRTEL, from the coding sequence ATGGAAGCAAGATTGCAGGAATTGAAAAATGAAGCCTTGGAGAAAATCCAGGCAGCGCAAACAGTCAAGGAATTGACGGACGTGCGCGTCGCATATTTAGGGAAAAAAGGGCCGATCACCGATGTCTTGAAAGGCATGGGGAAATTGCCGGCAGAAGAACGACCGAAAATGGGTGCGCTCGCAAATGAAGTGCGTGCGGAAGTGACAGAATCACTCGATGCGCGCATGACACTGTTGGAAGAACAAGCAATCAATGAAAAGCTTCAAAGCGAAACGATCGATATTTCCTTGCCAGGGCGTCCAGCGAAAACGGGCAACCCGCATCCATTGACGCGCGTCGTCGAGGAGATTGAAGACCTGTTCCTGTCGATGGGTTACGAGATCGCGGAAGGCCCGGAAGTCGAAAAGGATTATTATAATTTCGAAGCGCTCAATTTGCCAAAAGGCCATCCGGCACGCGATATGCAGGATTCCTTCTATATAACGGAAGACATTTTGCTGCGCACACACACTTCACCGGTGCAGGCACGCACGATGGAAGCGAAAGGCGGAGAGCCGATCAAGATCATCTGCCCGGGCAAAGTGTATCGCCGCGATAACGATGACGCGACGCATTCGCATCAATTCACGCAAATCGAAGGGCTCGTAGTCGGCGAGGATATCCGCATGAGCGATTTGAAAGGGACCTTGTCCGTCTTCGCCAAGAAGATGTTCGGCGAAGACCGTGAAATACGCTTGCGCCCAAGCTTCTTCCCGTTCACGGAGCCTTCTGTTGAAATGGACATCTCTTGTTTTAAATGCGGCGGCGACGGCTGCAATGTCTGCAAAAAGACCGGCTGGATCGAAATTCTCGGCGCCGGCATGGTGCATCCGAACGTTCTGGAAATGGCCGGCTATGATTCGAAGCGCCTGACAGGATTCGCATTCGGCATGGGGCCGGAGCGCATTGCGATGCTGAAATACGGCATCGAGGACATCCGCCATTTCTACACGAACGACGTGCGTTTCTTGACGCAATTTCAACGGACGGAACTTTAA